From Sphingomonas hengshuiensis, one genomic window encodes:
- the mltA gene encoding murein transglycosylase A → MRALGGVALRAAGVVALAAVLGACSSGGGTLRRPPAGATQVPVRQPTPATPLSPITAPPAASGVATAAGAGVVAGPPVDALPITQAGAERALAAYKLSCTALQRRPDTTGLTQGADWAPSCQAAQSWPARTAPDFFARFFETAQIADGKAFATGYYEPEIHGARERRRGYEVPIYGPPSDLIEVDLGLFSQDLKGKRIRGRVEGKAFVPYFDRAQIEDGAIDQRAPILAWAADPVEIFFLQVQGSGRLRLPDGGVMRIGYAGQNGRDYTGIGKLMRDRGLLGPGQASMQGIMAYLRAHPEEGRAIMHENKSFIFFRELTGPGPLGAMGLPVTGAASVAVDPKFVPLGAPAFLSMDRTDATGLWVAQDTGGAIKGANRFDTFWGAGDNARATAGGMSARGTAWLLLPKGAIDRLQAVASAP, encoded by the coding sequence ATGCGCGCATTGGGGGGAGTCGCGCTTCGCGCAGCGGGGGTAGTCGCGCTTGCCGCGGTTTTGGGCGCGTGCTCGAGCGGGGGCGGAACACTCCGCCGGCCGCCCGCGGGCGCGACGCAGGTGCCGGTGCGCCAGCCGACTCCGGCGACGCCCTTGTCCCCGATCACGGCACCCCCGGCTGCCAGCGGCGTGGCTACCGCCGCGGGGGCGGGCGTCGTCGCGGGGCCTCCGGTCGACGCGCTTCCGATCACCCAGGCGGGCGCCGAGCGCGCGCTCGCCGCGTATAAGCTGAGCTGCACCGCACTCCAGCGCCGCCCCGACACCACCGGGCTGACCCAGGGCGCCGACTGGGCGCCGAGCTGTCAGGCGGCGCAAAGCTGGCCCGCGCGCACCGCCCCCGATTTCTTCGCGCGCTTCTTCGAAACCGCGCAGATCGCCGACGGCAAGGCGTTCGCCACCGGTTATTACGAGCCCGAAATCCATGGCGCGCGTGAACGGCGGCGGGGCTATGAGGTGCCGATCTATGGGCCGCCGAGCGACCTGATCGAAGTCGATCTGGGGCTGTTTTCGCAGGATCTGAAGGGCAAGCGCATTCGCGGGCGAGTCGAGGGCAAGGCCTTCGTCCCCTATTTCGACCGCGCGCAGATCGAGGATGGCGCGATCGACCAGCGCGCGCCGATCCTCGCCTGGGCCGCCGATCCGGTGGAGATATTCTTCCTCCAGGTCCAGGGATCGGGGCGGCTGCGGCTTCCCGATGGCGGGGTGATGCGGATCGGTTATGCCGGGCAGAATGGGCGCGACTATACCGGCATCGGCAAGCTGATGCGCGATCGCGGGCTGCTCGGCCCCGGACAGGCATCGATGCAGGGCATCATGGCCTATCTGCGTGCCCATCCCGAAGAGGGGCGCGCGATCATGCACGAGAATAAGAGCTTCATCTTCTTCCGCGAACTGACCGGCCCCGGCCCGCTGGGCGCGATGGGGCTGCCGGTGACGGGGGCGGCGAGTGTTGCCGTCGACCCGAAATTCGTGCCGCTGGGCGCGCCTGCCTTCCTCTCGATGGATCGCACCGACGCCACCGGGCTGTGGGTGGCGCAGGATACCGGGGGGGCGATCAAGGGGGCGAATCGCTTCGACACCTTCTGGGGCGCGGGCGACAATGCGCGGGCGACCGCGGGCGGAATGTCGGCGCGCGGGACGGCGTGGCTGTTGCTGCCCAAGGGTGCGATCGACCGGCTCCAGGCCGTCGCGTCCGCCCCGTGA
- a CDS encoding Tim44/TimA family putative adaptor protein gives MFYVILFAMVAGFLALRLYSVLGKRTGHEQPLPKPADERVGLSPIPRTIDVTPEVREVSSRSVEAGAEAGLRALISADPSFDVAQFVDGAKSAYRMILEAYWKGDEETLGWLAEDDVRNAFATAIAERNAAGHVLDNRLVAIERAVISDVTVEGKQARITVRFDADIAAVTRDQDGVVVAGSMTDAVETHDIWTFARKLRSDDPNWKLVETDEA, from the coding sequence GTGTTCTACGTCATTCTCTTTGCGATGGTCGCCGGTTTTCTGGCGCTCCGGCTCTATTCGGTCCTCGGCAAGCGGACCGGACATGAGCAGCCGCTGCCCAAGCCCGCCGACGAGCGCGTCGGGCTGTCCCCGATTCCGCGCACGATCGACGTGACGCCGGAGGTGCGCGAAGTCAGCAGCCGTTCGGTCGAGGCTGGGGCAGAGGCCGGGCTGCGCGCGCTGATCTCCGCCGATCCCAGCTTCGACGTCGCGCAGTTCGTCGACGGCGCGAAGTCCGCCTATCGCATGATCCTCGAAGCCTATTGGAAGGGCGACGAGGAAACTTTGGGCTGGCTCGCCGAGGACGATGTCCGCAACGCCTTCGCCACCGCCATCGCCGAGCGCAATGCGGCGGGGCATGTCCTCGACAACCGCCTCGTCGCGATCGAGCGCGCGGTGATTTCGGACGTGACGGTCGAGGGCAAGCAGGCGCGGATCACCGTGCGCTTCGATGCCGATATCGCCGCGGTGACGCGCGATCAGGACGGCGTGGTCGTCGCCGGTTCTATGACCGACGCGGTCGAGACGCACGATATCTGGACCTTCGCGCGCAAACTGCGCAGCGACGATCCGAACTGGAAGCTGGTCGAGACCGACGAAGCGTAA
- the secB gene encoding protein-export chaperone SecB, translated as MDENETVGAPAANGADTAPAVGVLSQYVKDLSFENPNAPGIYQAQAAPAIDVQFNIGSGQVGEDVYEVVLKVEVHAQAETQTAFLVDLSYAGLFALRNVPAEHLDAFLLGEAPRILFPFARRVLADAVRDGGFPPLLLEPIDFGGIYLQQREQGNIEQAAGNA; from the coding sequence ATGGACGAGAACGAAACCGTCGGCGCACCCGCCGCGAATGGCGCCGACACCGCCCCCGCCGTGGGCGTCCTTTCGCAATATGTGAAGGACCTCTCGTTCGAAAATCCGAACGCGCCGGGAATCTATCAGGCGCAGGCTGCGCCCGCGATCGATGTCCAGTTCAACATCGGCTCGGGCCAGGTCGGCGAAGACGTGTACGAAGTCGTGCTCAAGGTCGAAGTCCATGCCCAGGCCGAGACGCAGACGGCGTTCCTCGTCGATCTGAGCTATGCCGGGCTGTTCGCGCTGCGCAACGTCCCCGCCGAGCATCTCGACGCCTTCCTGCTCGGCGAAGCGCCGCGCATCCTGTTCCCCTTCGCGCGCCGCGTGCTGGCCGATGCCGTCCGCGACGGCGGCTTCCCGCCGCTGCTGCTCGAGCCGATCGATTTCGGCGGCATCTATCTGCAGCAGCGCGAACAGGGCAATATCGAGCAGGCGGCGGGCAACGCCTGA
- the murJ gene encoding murein biosynthesis integral membrane protein MurJ → MKLARSLGSVGGLTLASRVLALVRDSLQARYVGANFASDAFLVAFRLPNMFRAFFAEGAFSSAFIPMFNRKLAEKSGKVAAYDFAERTLAVLFAFLAVMTVVMLAAAWPLTLLLSGGFARQHPTPEQFGYAVELSRITIPYLMLICLASLLGGILNSLDKFWVNAAAPILLNIAMVTALFVFHCTPEETARAQAIAVPLGGVLQLVWLALACRASGVSLRLRRPRLDPEVKRLMKLILPAALGAGAVQLNLVISTALSGYLLDAGSISYIYYADRLNQLPLGMIGIGLGTILLPTISRLLGAGREAEAMETQNRGMELALFLTFPAMVALIVSAEPIVRGLFQYGQFTPEDTVRCAWALAGFSIGLPAYVLVKVLTPGYYARQDTKTPVRFAMISVAVNIAANLMLIPWIGHIGPPLATALSSTVNVWLLYRTLVARDHFVADTQLRRRLPRLALAALLMGLALFAGDRLLDPWLNGRIYERYLALVMLVGAGCAIYAAACFVTRAFLLSDLKALVRRRRA, encoded by the coding sequence ATGAAGCTGGCGCGCAGCCTCGGCTCGGTGGGGGGCCTTACCCTCGCCAGCCGCGTGCTCGCGCTGGTCCGCGATTCGCTCCAGGCGCGCTATGTCGGCGCGAATTTCGCGTCGGATGCGTTCCTGGTCGCGTTCCGCCTGCCCAACATGTTCCGCGCCTTTTTCGCCGAGGGCGCGTTTTCATCGGCGTTCATCCCGATGTTCAACCGCAAGCTCGCGGAGAAAAGCGGCAAGGTCGCCGCCTATGACTTTGCCGAACGCACGCTGGCGGTGCTGTTCGCGTTCCTCGCGGTGATGACCGTGGTGATGCTGGCCGCCGCCTGGCCGCTCACCCTGCTCCTGTCCGGCGGCTTCGCGCGCCAGCACCCGACGCCCGAACAATTCGGCTATGCGGTCGAGCTTTCGCGGATCACCATTCCCTATCTGATGCTGATCTGCCTCGCCTCGCTGCTGGGCGGCATTCTCAATTCGCTCGACAAATTCTGGGTCAACGCCGCCGCGCCGATCCTGCTCAACATCGCGATGGTGACCGCACTGTTCGTCTTCCACTGCACGCCGGAGGAGACCGCGCGCGCGCAGGCAATCGCCGTCCCGCTGGGCGGCGTGCTTCAGCTCGTCTGGCTGGCGCTGGCGTGCCGCGCATCGGGCGTATCGCTGCGCCTGCGCCGTCCCCGCCTCGATCCCGAGGTCAAGCGGCTGATGAAGCTCATCCTCCCCGCCGCGCTGGGCGCGGGCGCGGTACAGCTCAATCTCGTCATCTCCACGGCGCTGTCGGGCTATCTGCTCGACGCCGGTTCGATCTCGTACATTTATTACGCCGATCGGCTGAACCAGTTGCCGCTGGGGATGATCGGCATCGGCCTCGGCACGATCCTCCTCCCCACCATCTCGCGCCTGCTGGGTGCGGGGCGGGAAGCGGAAGCGATGGAGACGCAGAATCGCGGCATGGAGCTGGCGCTGTTCCTGACCTTCCCCGCGATGGTCGCGCTGATCGTCTCCGCCGAACCGATCGTGCGCGGGCTGTTCCAATATGGCCAGTTCACCCCCGAGGACACGGTGCGCTGCGCCTGGGCGCTCGCCGGCTTTTCGATCGGGCTGCCCGCCTATGTGCTCGTGAAGGTGCTGACCCCCGGCTATTATGCGCGGCAGGACACGAAGACACCGGTGCGGTTCGCGATGATCTCGGTCGCGGTCAACATCGCGGCAAACCTCATGCTGATCCCGTGGATCGGCCATATCGGCCCGCCGCTGGCGACCGCCCTGTCCTCCACGGTCAATGTCTGGCTGCTATACCGCACGCTCGTCGCCCGCGACCATTTCGTCGCCGACACGCAGCTCCGCCGCCGCCTGCCCCGCCTCGCGCTGGCGGCTTTGCTGATGGGGCTGGCGCTGTTCGCGGGCGACCGGCTGCTCGATCCGTGGCTCAACGGGCGGATCTATGAGCGCTATCTCGCGCTGGTGATGCTGGTGGGCGCGGGCTGCGCGATCTATGCGGCCGCCTGTTTCGTGACGCGCGCCTTCCTGCTGTCCGACCTCAAGGCACTGGTCCGCCGCCGCCGCGCCTAG
- the trpS gene encoding tryptophan--tRNA ligase, which translates to MRVISGIQTTGNLHLGNYLGAIKQWVAMQNAMEADGGECLFFLADLHALTGNVTPAELATSTIEMAATLLAAGIDDRSILFNQARVPAHAELCWILQGTARMGWLNRMTQWKDKAGKNRDGASVGLFTYPVLQAADILVYQATHVPVGEDQKQHLELTRDVAAKFNTDFGVELFPLPEPLISKAAPRIMSLRDGQAKMSKSDPSDLSRINLIDDDATIAAKFRKAKTDAEPLPESFDALAERPEAKNLVTIFAALSDRDPQSVVTEFAGQGFGAFKPALADLAVSVLGPIRERLTRLLDDRGQVGAQLARGADRAGAMAAPTLLAAKRAVGLQV; encoded by the coding sequence ATGCGCGTCATTTCCGGCATTCAAACCACCGGCAATCTCCATCTCGGCAATTATCTCGGCGCCATCAAGCAATGGGTCGCCATGCAGAACGCCATGGAGGCCGATGGTGGTGAGTGCCTGTTCTTCCTCGCCGATCTCCACGCGCTGACCGGCAACGTCACCCCCGCCGAACTCGCCACTTCGACGATCGAGATGGCCGCGACCTTGCTCGCCGCCGGGATCGACGACCGCTCGATTCTGTTCAACCAGGCGCGCGTTCCCGCCCATGCCGAGCTGTGCTGGATTCTCCAGGGCACCGCGCGGATGGGCTGGCTGAACCGCATGACCCAGTGGAAGGACAAGGCGGGCAAGAACCGCGACGGCGCCAGCGTCGGGCTGTTCACCTATCCGGTGCTCCAGGCCGCCGACATCCTCGTCTATCAGGCGACGCATGTGCCCGTGGGCGAGGACCAGAAACAGCATCTGGAGCTGACCCGCGACGTCGCCGCCAAGTTCAACACCGATTTCGGCGTCGAACTGTTCCCGCTGCCCGAGCCGCTGATCAGCAAGGCGGCGCCGCGAATCATGTCGCTGCGCGACGGTCAGGCGAAGATGTCGAAGTCCGATCCTTCGGACCTGTCGCGGATCAACCTGATCGACGACGACGCCACGATCGCCGCCAAGTTCCGCAAGGCCAAGACCGATGCCGAGCCGCTGCCCGAGTCGTTCGACGCGCTGGCGGAACGGCCCGAGGCGAAGAACCTCGTGACGATCTTCGCCGCCTTGTCGGATCGCGATCCGCAATCGGTGGTGACGGAGTTTGCCGGGCAGGGCTTCGGCGCGTTCAAGCCCGCGCTCGCCGATCTGGCGGTATCGGTCCTCGGCCCGATTCGCGAACGGCTGACGCGGCTGCTCGACGACCGCGGCCAAGTGGGCGCCCAGTTGGCCCGCGGCGCCGATCGGGCAGGCGCGATGGCGGCGCCTACGCTGCTCGCGGCGAAACGGGCGGTGGGGTTGCAGGTGTGA
- the dnaA gene encoding chromosomal replication initiator protein DnaA produces the protein MEAVSKAWAHVRGNLRRSAGQRLFDQWLKPVTLVEGSTATAVRLGLPSAFMTQWVRNHYAERLLLEFRGVLPDVEAVTLETLADEPLRVLTAEPEAAPAPRAAPLVERPTFDPRFTFEHFVVDSTNRVAFNAARAVAEPGTPRFSPLYLHSGTGQGKTHLMHALGHAFLDANPGATAIYVTGERFMFEFVQALRAKDTHAFKTRLRSVDLLMIDDLQFIGGKDATQEEFFHTVNEFMSSGKRLVIAADRAPQALEGFESRLAGRLGSGLVADIKPAELELRRAIVVRKLAAMPAVDMPDEVIDLLAARITSNVRELEGALNRLVAYANLSNETITIDFATVTLGEVLRSVQRRITIDEIQRAVSAHFEVKQLDLISERRAVAIARPRQIAMYLAKRLTTRSLPEIGRKFGGRDHSTVIHAVRRIEDLRTKDVEIDGAVRSLMRTLEG, from the coding sequence ATGGAAGCAGTCAGCAAGGCATGGGCGCATGTGCGGGGCAACCTGCGGCGCTCGGCGGGGCAGCGGCTGTTCGACCAGTGGCTCAAGCCGGTGACGCTCGTCGAAGGGTCGACCGCGACGGCGGTGCGGCTGGGGCTGCCCTCTGCGTTCATGACGCAATGGGTGCGCAACCATTATGCCGAGCGGCTGCTGCTCGAATTCCGCGGCGTGCTGCCCGATGTCGAGGCGGTGACGCTCGAGACGCTGGCGGACGAGCCGCTGCGCGTGCTGACCGCCGAGCCCGAAGCAGCCCCGGCCCCGCGCGCGGCGCCGCTCGTCGAGCGCCCGACCTTCGATCCGCGATTCACCTTCGAGCATTTCGTCGTCGATTCGACCAACCGGGTGGCGTTCAACGCCGCACGCGCAGTGGCCGAGCCCGGCACGCCGCGGTTCAGCCCGCTCTATCTCCATTCGGGGACCGGGCAGGGCAAGACGCACCTGATGCACGCGCTGGGCCATGCGTTTCTCGACGCCAATCCGGGCGCGACGGCGATCTATGTCACGGGCGAACGCTTCATGTTCGAATTCGTCCAGGCGCTGCGCGCGAAGGATACCCATGCCTTCAAGACGCGGCTGCGCTCGGTCGACCTGCTGATGATCGACGACTTGCAGTTCATCGGCGGCAAGGACGCGACGCAGGAGGAATTCTTCCACACCGTCAATGAGTTCATGTCGTCGGGCAAGCGGCTGGTGATCGCCGCCGATCGCGCGCCCCAGGCGCTCGAAGGGTTCGAGTCGCGGCTGGCCGGGCGGCTGGGGTCGGGGCTCGTCGCCGACATCAAGCCCGCCGAGCTGGAGCTGCGCCGTGCGATCGTGGTGCGCAAGCTGGCAGCCATGCCCGCGGTCGACATGCCCGACGAGGTGATCGACCTGCTCGCGGCGCGAATCACGTCGAACGTCCGCGAGCTGGAAGGCGCGCTCAATCGGCTGGTGGCCTATGCCAATCTGTCGAACGAGACGATCACGATCGATTTCGCGACGGTGACGCTGGGCGAAGTCCTGCGCAGCGTCCAGCGCCGGATCACGATCGACGAAATCCAGCGCGCGGTGTCGGCGCATTTCGAAGTCAAGCAGCTCGACCTGATCTCCGAGCGGCGCGCGGTCGCGATCGCGCGCCCGCGCCAGATCGCGATGTACCTCGCCAAGCGGCTGACCACGCGCTCGCTGCCCGAGATCGGGCGCAAGTTCGGCGGGCGCGACCATTCGACGGTGATCCATGCGGTCCGCCGGATCGAGGATTTGCGGACCAAGGATGTCGAGATTGACGGCGCGGTGCGTTCGCTGATGCGCACGCTGGAGGGGTAG
- the rpsT gene encoding 30S ribosomal protein S20, whose translation MANTPQAKKRIRRNDRRAEINGARVSRIRTFVKKAESALEAGDKPAAAAALAAVQPELARGVAKGVLHKNTASRKFSRLTKRLVALA comes from the coding sequence ATGGCGAATACGCCTCAAGCGAAGAAGCGTATCCGGCGGAACGACCGCCGCGCGGAGATCAACGGTGCGCGCGTCAGCCGCATCCGCACCTTCGTGAAGAAGGCCGAGTCGGCCCTTGAAGCCGGCGACAAGCCGGCAGCTGCCGCCGCACTCGCCGCAGTGCAGCCCGAGCTGGCCCGTGGCGTCGCCAAGGGCGTGCTCCACAAGAACACCGCTTCGCGCAAGTTCTCGCGGCTGACCAAGCGTCTCGTCGCGCTCGCCTAA
- the mutM gene encoding bifunctional DNA-formamidopyrimidine glycosylase/DNA-(apurinic or apyrimidinic site) lyase, which translates to MPELPEVETTVRGLAPVLEGQVIRRVTLRRGDLRRPFPQDLGQRLTGARVLGLGRRAKYGLVDTDRGDTLIFHLGMSGRWRIDPEELGKHDHVVLETDAHRLALNDARRFGSLDLVPTAALAAWPAFAALGPEPLGPEFTAALLADRFKDRIAPVKALLLDQRIVAGLGNIYVCEALFLSGIAPTRAAGTITRPRLAKLVVAVREVLEAAILAGGSTLRDYVRPDGQLGYFAKEWRVYGREGEPCACGGLVERRVDAGRSTFWCPRCQK; encoded by the coding sequence ATGCCCGAGCTTCCCGAAGTCGAAACCACCGTGCGCGGGCTGGCCCCCGTGCTGGAGGGGCAGGTGATCCGTCGCGTGACGCTGCGCCGCGGCGATTTGCGGCGGCCGTTCCCGCAGGATCTGGGACAGCGGCTGACCGGTGCGCGGGTGCTGGGGCTGGGGCGGCGGGCGAAATATGGGCTGGTCGATACCGATCGCGGGGACACGCTGATCTTCCACCTCGGCATGTCGGGGCGGTGGCGGATCGACCCCGAGGAACTGGGCAAGCACGACCATGTCGTGCTGGAAACCGACGCGCACCGGCTGGCGCTCAACGATGCGCGGCGGTTCGGGTCGCTCGATCTGGTGCCGACTGCCGCGCTGGCGGCATGGCCCGCCTTTGCCGCTTTGGGGCCCGAGCCGTTGGGGCCGGAGTTCACGGCTGCGCTGCTCGCGGATCGGTTCAAGGACCGAATCGCGCCGGTAAAGGCATTGCTGCTCGACCAGCGAATCGTCGCGGGGCTGGGCAATATCTATGTGTGCGAGGCGCTGTTCCTGTCGGGCATCGCGCCGACGCGTGCGGCGGGGACGATTACGCGGCCCCGGCTGGCGAAGCTCGTCGTGGCGGTGCGCGAGGTGCTGGAGGCGGCGATTCTGGCCGGCGGGTCGACGCTGCGCGATTATGTCCGGCCCGACGGGCAACTGGGCTATTTCGCGAAGGAATGGCGGGTCTATGGCCGCGAGGGTGAGCCCTGTGCGTGCGGCGGGCTCGTCGAGCGGCGCGTCGATGCCGGGCGATCGACCTTCTGGTGCCCGCGTTGCCAGAAGTGA
- a CDS encoding class I SAM-dependent methyltransferase gives MSDTVSFGYQEVAPDEKTRRVGQVFSNVASRYDLMNDAMSGGLHRLWKDLFVRRVKPRMGEHILDMAGGTGDIAFRMAPSGAAITVADINPQMLEVGMERAAKRGIDGLVWTEANAETLQFPDRFFDAYTIAFGIRNVTDIPKALREAHRVLRRGGRFFVLEFSTTVWPGFGQAYDAYSHHLVPRLGKLLANDEDSYRYLIESIRRFPDMPKFEGMIRDAGFAQTKVEPLLGGLVAIHSGWKI, from the coding sequence ATGTCCGACACCGTTTCCTTCGGCTATCAAGAGGTAGCCCCGGATGAGAAGACCCGCCGCGTCGGCCAGGTCTTTTCCAATGTGGCCTCGCGCTACGACCTGATGAACGATGCCATGTCCGGCGGGCTGCATCGGCTGTGGAAGGACCTGTTCGTCCGCCGGGTGAAGCCGCGCATGGGCGAACATATCCTCGACATGGCGGGCGGCACCGGCGACATCGCGTTCCGCATGGCCCCCTCGGGCGCGGCGATCACCGTCGCCGACATCAACCCGCAAATGCTCGAAGTCGGCATGGAACGCGCCGCCAAGCGCGGGATCGACGGCCTCGTCTGGACCGAGGCGAATGCCGAGACGCTCCAGTTCCCCGATCGCTTCTTCGACGCCTATACGATCGCATTCGGCATCCGCAACGTCACCGACATTCCCAAGGCCCTGCGCGAGGCGCACCGCGTCCTGCGCCGCGGCGGGCGCTTCTTCGTGCTCGAATTCTCCACGACGGTATGGCCCGGCTTCGGCCAGGCCTATGACGCCTATTCGCACCATCTGGTGCCCAGGCTGGGCAAGCTGCTCGCGAATGACGAGGATAGTTACCGCTACCTCATCGAATCGATCCGCCGCTTCCCCGACATGCCGAAATTCGAAGGCATGATCCGCGACGCCGGCTTCGCCCAGACCAAGGTCGAGCCGCTGCTCGGCGGGCTGGTCGCGATCCATTCGGGCTGGAAGATTTGA